A single window of Bacteroidota bacterium DNA harbors:
- a CDS encoding glycosyltransferase family 39 protein encodes MKSSKSTSFFQYIGLFALIYLIVFIKLDSFHLRWWDESMFAVNTYEMMNNSNYFSLYFNNEPDLFNTKPPLTSWIQIPFVKLLGYNELAVRLPSAIATAVVIMLVFSFVKKHFNVLMAWISALVLLVSNGFIGFHTARTGEADATLTLFVFCSLLFFIKFLIEGNQKHVGFFFLFLTLAFATKLFAALLFVPAMVFVLYKKGKTKEFILSRYFVFGILLFLFFNGMLVYLRESDTKGYLKELLFKDAGRLLVAVESHGEPFSFYIDSLFYKRFATWFALLIISISYHFWSRKNLITDKIQIILDTIIYCLISYLIIISLSTTKLEWYDMPLYPLMAVLVGYGIMKIITSLFSIDNVKTLHLVLVIMIIFVWPFSVAFRRSQGNTIANGEKKLEACEIYLHKKIKAKSNLNGLSILTSNYNGSLLFYKYVLREKRQDMRIKGDVDFNVGERVLISEDSLKLALNTKYQCKVIDRIDYAILYEVESIK; translated from the coding sequence ATGAAATCAAGTAAATCAACTTCTTTCTTTCAGTATATTGGGTTGTTCGCCCTGATTTACTTGATTGTTTTTATAAAACTGGACAGTTTTCATTTGCGGTGGTGGGACGAGTCAATGTTCGCGGTGAACACTTATGAAATGATGAATAATTCAAATTATTTTTCTTTATACTTCAACAATGAACCGGATCTTTTTAATACCAAACCACCACTTACGTCTTGGATACAAATACCTTTTGTAAAGCTGCTTGGCTATAACGAGTTGGCAGTAAGACTTCCTTCTGCTATTGCTACCGCAGTAGTAATAATGTTAGTTTTTTCTTTTGTAAAAAAGCATTTTAATGTACTTATGGCCTGGATAAGCGCATTGGTGCTTTTAGTATCAAATGGGTTTATCGGATTTCATACTGCAAGGACTGGCGAAGCTGATGCAACTCTTACATTGTTTGTTTTTTGTAGCTTATTGTTTTTTATAAAATTTCTTATTGAAGGAAACCAAAAGCATGTCGGCTTCTTCTTTTTGTTTTTAACTCTTGCGTTTGCGACAAAGCTATTTGCCGCACTTTTGTTTGTTCCTGCAATGGTATTCGTTTTATACAAAAAAGGAAAAACGAAAGAGTTTATTCTCAGCCGTTACTTTGTATTTGGCATTTTATTGTTCTTGTTTTTTAACGGTATGTTAGTGTATTTAAGGGAAAGTGACACAAAGGGCTATTTAAAGGAATTACTTTTTAAGGACGCTGGCAGATTACTTGTTGCCGTTGAGAGCCATGGCGAACCGTTTAGTTTTTATATTGATAGTTTATTTTATAAAAGGTTTGCAACATGGTTCGCACTTCTGATTATTTCAATTAGTTATCACTTTTGGTCGCGTAAAAATCTTATTACTGATAAAATTCAAATAATATTAGATACAATTATTTATTGTTTGATTTCTTATTTGATAATAATTTCTCTTTCCACAACTAAACTTGAATGGTATGATATGCCTTTGTATCCACTTATGGCTGTTCTAGTAGGTTATGGTATAATGAAAATCATTACTTCACTTTTTAGTATAGATAATGTTAAAACACTACACCTGGTGCTTGTAATTATGATCATATTTGTTTGGCCATTTTCAGTGGCTTTTCGCAGATCGCAGGGGAATACAATAGCTAATGGTGAGAAAAAGCTTGAAGCATGTGAAATATATCTGCACAAAAAGATCAAAGCAAAAAGCAACCTGAATGGACTGAGTATCCTTACCTCTAATTATAACGGTTCCTTACTTTTTTACAAATATGTTTTACGTGAAAAAAGGCAAGACATGCGAATTAAAGGAGATGTGGATTTTAATGTTGGCGAAAGAGTTTTGATTTCGGAAGATAGTTTAAAGCTGGCCTTAAATACTAAGTACCAATGTAAGGTAATAGACAGAATAGATTACGCAATACTATATGAGGTGGAAAGCATCAAATAG
- a CDS encoding alpha/beta hydrolase — translation MIKKAKFKNGDIHFSDAGKGRVVVLLHGFLGSHEIWEQTISNLSKSYRVIAIDLPGHGGSDNFGYVHTMDLLAKSVKAVLDHLHLKKYVLVGHSMGGYAALAFADLFPDNIKGICLYHSSAYADSEEKKRDRTRSIKVVKANHRIYTTEVIRNLFASKNLKYLKKELAFASKIAGKTKKQGIISALEGMKDRPDRSVILGLVEYPIMMVIGEHDNVLPAWQLMEQSQKIQNRHLLYLEHDGHMGFLESPKASNKALRAFLRVCYK, via the coding sequence ATGATAAAGAAAGCAAAATTCAAAAACGGTGACATTCATTTTTCCGATGCCGGGAAAGGAAGAGTCGTTGTTTTGCTGCATGGTTTTTTAGGTTCGCACGAAATTTGGGAGCAAACTATTTCTAATCTTTCTAAATCCTATCGCGTTATCGCTATTGATTTACCCGGACATGGCGGCTCTGATAATTTCGGGTATGTACACACCATGGATCTTTTAGCCAAAAGCGTGAAAGCGGTGTTGGATCATTTGCATTTAAAGAAATACGTTTTAGTTGGACATAGCATGGGTGGTTACGCGGCCTTAGCTTTTGCAGATTTGTTTCCTGATAATATCAAAGGGATTTGCTTATATCATTCCTCAGCTTACGCTGATAGTGAAGAAAAAAAACGCGACAGAACCCGTTCAATAAAAGTGGTGAAGGCGAATCACCGTATATACACAACAGAAGTGATAAGAAATCTTTTTGCCTCTAAAAATTTAAAATATTTAAAAAAGGAATTGGCCTTTGCTTCTAAAATAGCAGGTAAAACTAAAAAGCAGGGGATTATTTCTGCATTGGAAGGCATGAAGGATCGTCCGGACCGCAGTGTGATTTTAGGATTAGTGGAATATCCCATTATGATGGTGATAGGGGAGCATGATAATGTTTTGCCTGCCTGGCAATTAATGGAGCAGTCACAAAAAATTCAGAACCGACATTTATTATACCTGGAGCACGACGGTCATATGGGATTTTTAGAATCGCCAAAAGCGTCTAACAAAGCATTACGCGCTTTTTTACGGGTTTGTTATAAGTAG
- a CDS encoding patatin-like phospholipase family protein: MKTKKIDLALQGGGAHGAYSWGIIDRLLDDERIDIEGICGTSAGAMNGVCTIYGLNKGGRNMAKHLLVKFWHKISEAGKLSGLQPTWFDKMVSKGNMDYSPTYKFFSMTTENLAPSQFNPLGFNPLEKILNDLIDFNELHKFNPPKLFVCATNVRTCEPKVFGPSEISAKAILASACLPYLYKAVEIDGEYYWDGGYMGNPPLEPLIEHTEDADDILLIQINPIKIKNVPSNIEEIKDRVNEISFNSALMHELKHIQFKQDLIAKGIKIDDKAQKVHIHHISADAHLGDLNLSSKLNTSWDFLMHIKELGYKAADAWLQENFDKIGKESTFRI; the protein is encoded by the coding sequence ATGAAAACAAAAAAAATTGACTTAGCCCTTCAGGGTGGAGGAGCGCACGGAGCTTATTCATGGGGCATTATTGATCGCCTATTGGATGATGAGCGCATTGATATCGAGGGAATTTGCGGCACCAGTGCCGGCGCCATGAATGGGGTTTGTACCATTTACGGTTTAAATAAAGGTGGCCGGAATATGGCGAAGCATTTGCTCGTGAAGTTCTGGCATAAAATTTCCGAAGCAGGAAAATTATCCGGATTGCAACCTACGTGGTTTGATAAAATGGTAAGTAAAGGGAACATGGACTATTCGCCTACTTACAAATTTTTCAGCATGACAACAGAAAACTTAGCGCCTTCGCAATTTAATCCGCTTGGCTTTAATCCGCTCGAAAAAATATTGAACGATTTAATCGACTTTAACGAACTTCATAAATTTAATCCGCCTAAATTATTTGTTTGCGCAACCAATGTGCGCACCTGTGAACCGAAAGTTTTTGGCCCATCTGAAATTTCAGCGAAAGCGATTTTAGCTTCGGCTTGTTTGCCTTACTTGTATAAAGCGGTTGAAATTGACGGAGAATATTATTGGGATGGCGGTTATATGGGAAATCCTCCTTTAGAGCCCTTAATTGAACATACCGAAGACGCTGACGATATTTTATTAATTCAAATTAATCCGATTAAAATAAAAAACGTACCGTCGAACATTGAAGAGATTAAAGACCGAGTGAATGAAATAAGTTTTAACTCCGCATTAATGCACGAATTAAAACACATACAGTTCAAACAGGATTTAATTGCCAAAGGAATTAAAATAGATGATAAGGCGCAAAAAGTGCATATTCATCATATTAGTGCCGATGCGCATTTAGGCGATTTAAATTTATCGAGTAAACTAAATACATCATGGGATTTTCTCATGCACATTAAGGAACTAGGTTACAAAGCCGCTGATGCCTGGTTGCAAGAGAACTTCGACAAAATCGGAAAAGAATCAACATTTAGAATTTAA
- a CDS encoding aldehyde dehydrogenase family protein, which translates to MSRIEVLKTYKLYIGGQFPRTESGRYYTLMNAKKEVIANVSLSSRKDFRNAEVAARSAFAGWSGKTHFNRGQILYRVAEMLEGRKEQFVNELVQQGLTKKQAEAEVQLSVDRWVYYAGWCDKYQQMFSTVNPVSSSHFNFSVPEPMGVVSIVAPEKSSLLGLVSVIAPVIAGGNVCVVLASEKMPLCSITLGEVLATSDLPGGVVNILTGTSEELHSHFSSHMDVNALIYCRNKKEEIKTIGENASLNVKRVFYWDKDWTKADSQNPYLIQDLQEIKTTWHPVENIGTSGSKY; encoded by the coding sequence ATGTCACGAATAGAAGTTTTAAAAACCTACAAATTATATATCGGCGGTCAGTTTCCCCGTACCGAAAGCGGCCGTTATTATACACTCATGAATGCAAAGAAAGAAGTGATCGCTAACGTGAGTCTATCCTCACGCAAAGATTTTCGTAATGCTGAGGTAGCAGCGCGTTCGGCCTTCGCAGGCTGGAGCGGAAAAACTCATTTTAACCGCGGACAAATTTTATACCGTGTAGCGGAAATGCTGGAAGGAAGAAAAGAGCAATTTGTCAACGAGTTAGTGCAACAAGGCTTAACCAAAAAACAGGCAGAAGCTGAAGTGCAGCTATCTGTCGACCGTTGGGTGTATTATGCAGGATGGTGCGATAAGTATCAGCAAATGTTCTCTACGGTAAATCCGGTTTCCTCCTCACACTTCAACTTTTCGGTGCCGGAACCAATGGGAGTAGTAAGCATTGTAGCGCCTGAAAAATCTTCTCTCTTAGGATTAGTTTCTGTTATTGCACCGGTTATTGCGGGTGGAAACGTATGTGTCGTTTTAGCCTCCGAAAAAATGCCATTATGCAGTATCACATTAGGTGAAGTATTAGCCACTTCCGATTTACCCGGCGGTGTAGTGAATATTTTAACCGGTACGTCCGAAGAGTTGCATTCGCATTTTTCTTCACATATGGATGTAAACGCTTTAATTTACTGCCGTAATAAGAAGGAAGAAATAAAAACCATTGGTGAAAATGCTTCTTTAAATGTGAAGCGCGTGTTTTATTGGGACAAAGACTGGACCAAAGCCGATTCGCAAAACCCTTATTTAATTCAAGACCTTCAGGAAATCAAAACCACCTGGCATCCGGTAGAAAATATCGGCACAAGCGGAAGTAAGTATTGA
- a CDS encoding RNA methyltransferase has protein sequence MQENTQELINYLSGFVSDRRKQRLHDVLEERMRHMTVVLEDVYQAHNASAVLRSCDCFGVQDVHFIENRNNFKISEDVSMGSTQWLSIYKYREKENNTKKCLQDLKSKGYRIVATTPHKDDCTISELDVSKPFALVFGTEIDGITQDVFEVADEFVKIPMYGFTESFNISVSAALCMYELTTRIRKQNIPYQLSEKEKEEIYLEWLKASISKPDLIIKDYYSKK, from the coding sequence ATGCAGGAAAATACCCAAGAACTCATAAATTATTTGTCTGGTTTTGTTAGCGATAGAAGAAAACAACGTTTACACGATGTTTTAGAAGAGAGAATGCGTCACATGACCGTTGTTTTGGAAGATGTATATCAGGCGCATAATGCCAGCGCAGTGTTGCGCAGTTGCGATTGCTTTGGTGTGCAGGATGTGCACTTCATTGAGAACAGAAATAATTTCAAAATCAGTGAAGATGTGTCGATGGGCTCCACGCAATGGTTGAGTATTTATAAATACAGAGAGAAAGAAAACAATACTAAAAAGTGTTTGCAGGATTTAAAGAGCAAAGGCTACAGAATTGTGGCTACCACGCCGCATAAGGACGATTGCACGATTTCTGAATTGGATGTGAGTAAACCATTTGCTTTGGTATTTGGTACAGAAATAGATGGTATAACACAGGATGTTTTTGAGGTGGCGGATGAGTTTGTGAAAATTCCGATGTACGGATTTACCGAGAGTTTTAATATCAGTGTGAGCGCGGCTTTATGCATGTATGAACTTACGACACGCATCCGCAAACAAAATATTCCTTATCAACTGAGCGAAAAAGAAAAAGAAGAAATTTATCTGGAATGGCTAAAAGCTTCGATTAGCAAACCGGATTTGATTATAAAGGATTATTATAGTAAGAAGTGA
- a CDS encoding M3 family oligoendopeptidase, whose product MQRNYIPKDFTITTWELLEPYFKDLQNRTISSEAELEKWLKDYNELGAVVSENMAWRYIKMTCDTANEELRNSFNDFVVNIEPHISPISNELNKKLVESPFVNSLNKDKYFVYLRGIKNSIELFREKNIPLLTELQQKEQHFGEISGAQSIEHNGEKMTLQKASVFLKDLNRNVREEVYHKIQNRRAQDETSLNDLYTELIKLRHQVALNTGFKNFRDFKHQSLGRFDYTVKDCLNFHEAVQKHVVPLVTEQEKKRKELLKLNDYRPWDKEVDAEGKPPLKPFTNGKDLTEKTIDCFNKIDPWFADCVKTMDKMGRLDLESRLGKAPGGYQYPLYETEIPFIFMNAVGLHRDMVTMVHEGGHAIHSFLDIPLDLVDFKSPPSEVAELASMSMELISMEHWDSFFPNADDLKRAKRQQLESVLDALPWIAAVDKFQHWIYENPEHSVVDRYAAWTQIMKDFGSGVVNYEGLEANLKRRWQVQLHLFEVPFYYIEYGFAQLGAIAVWRNYKKNPKQAIEQYKTALALGYTKTIPEIYKAAGIEFNFSPEYVKELALFVKSEYDKL is encoded by the coding sequence ATGCAACGCAACTACATACCAAAAGATTTTACCATTACAACGTGGGAATTGTTAGAGCCTTATTTTAAGGATTTACAAAACAGAACTATTTCATCCGAAGCTGAGTTAGAAAAATGGCTGAAGGATTATAATGAACTCGGTGCCGTAGTGAGCGAGAACATGGCCTGGCGTTATATCAAAATGACCTGCGATACCGCCAATGAAGAACTACGCAACAGCTTCAATGATTTTGTGGTGAACATCGAGCCGCACATTTCTCCAATCAGCAATGAGCTGAATAAAAAACTGGTGGAATCTCCATTTGTAAACAGTTTAAACAAGGATAAATATTTTGTTTATCTGCGTGGGATTAAAAACAGCATTGAATTATTCAGAGAGAAAAACATTCCACTGTTAACGGAGTTGCAACAAAAGGAACAGCACTTTGGAGAAATTTCCGGCGCGCAGAGCATTGAGCATAACGGTGAAAAAATGACTTTGCAAAAGGCATCGGTGTTTTTAAAAGACCTTAACCGCAATGTGCGTGAAGAAGTGTACCACAAAATTCAGAACCGCCGCGCGCAGGATGAAACTTCATTAAACGATTTATATACGGAGCTTATTAAATTGCGCCATCAGGTGGCATTAAACACCGGCTTTAAAAACTTCCGTGATTTTAAACATCAATCCTTAGGGCGTTTTGATTACACGGTAAAAGATTGCTTAAACTTTCACGAGGCTGTGCAAAAGCATGTGGTACCTTTAGTGACGGAGCAAGAGAAAAAGCGTAAGGAATTATTAAAATTAAATGATTACCGTCCATGGGACAAAGAAGTGGATGCTGAAGGCAAACCGCCGTTAAAACCATTTACTAACGGTAAGGACCTAACCGAAAAGACCATTGATTGTTTTAATAAAATTGATCCTTGGTTTGCAGATTGCGTTAAGACCATGGATAAAATGGGACGATTGGATTTAGAATCCCGCTTAGGAAAAGCACCGGGGGGCTACCAATATCCATTATATGAAACGGAGATTCCGTTTATATTTATGAATGCCGTTGGCTTACACCGCGACATGGTGACGATGGTGCACGAAGGCGGACATGCCATTCATTCTTTCTTAGATATTCCTTTGGATTTAGTGGACTTTAAATCACCGCCAAGTGAAGTGGCAGAGTTAGCGAGTATGAGCATGGAGTTAATCTCAATGGAACATTGGGATTCATTTTTTCCGAATGCTGATGATTTAAAGCGCGCCAAGCGCCAGCAATTAGAAAGTGTGTTGGATGCTTTGCCGTGGATTGCTGCCGTGGATAAATTCCAGCATTGGATTTATGAAAACCCCGAGCATAGTGTTGTCGACCGTTATGCGGCCTGGACACAAATCATGAAAGACTTTGGCAGCGGGGTAGTGAATTACGAGGGATTGGAAGCCAATTTGAAGCGCCGTTGGCAGGTGCAATTGCATTTATTTGAAGTACCGTTTTATTATATTGAATACGGTTTCGCGCAATTAGGCGCCATTGCGGTTTGGAGAAATTATAAGAAAAATCCTAAGCAGGCCATTGAGCAATACAAAACCGCTTTAGCTTTAGGTTACACCAAAACCATTCCTGAAATTTACAAAGCAGCCGGCATAGAATTTAATTTCTCGCCGGAGTACGTAAAAGAGTTAGCGTTGTTTGTGAAGAGCGAGTACGATAAGTTGTGA